A window from Streptomyces sp. NBC_00299 encodes these proteins:
- the kynU gene encoding kynureninase — MSEFAELAAKAEKLDATDELAGKRAEFVLDEVVYLDGNSLGALPANVPGRVEDVVLRQWGRMRIRSWDESGWWTSPERIGDRIAPLVGAAPGQIVVGDSTSVNVFKALVAAVRMAESAGPGRDEILVDATTFPTDGYIAESAARMTGRTLRPVTPAEVPAALSGRTAAVLLNHVDYRTGRLHDLPALTAAVHAAGAIAVWDLCHSAGALPVGLDEHGVDLAVGCTYKYLNGGPGSPAYLYVRHDLQDRFDSPLPGWNSHAEPFGMRPAYEPASGALRGRVGTPDILSMLALEAALEVWDGVTVEAVRAKSLALTDFFLECVGAYVGQGRVESLTPVAHDERGSQVALRCENAGEVMRRLIERGVVGDFRHPDVLRFGFTPLYVGFAEVERAARVLAALLPGEALP, encoded by the coding sequence ATGTCTGAGTTCGCCGAACTCGCCGCCAAGGCCGAGAAGCTCGACGCTACCGACGAACTCGCGGGCAAGCGGGCGGAGTTCGTGCTCGACGAGGTCGTCTACCTCGACGGCAACTCGCTGGGCGCCCTGCCGGCGAACGTGCCGGGACGGGTCGAGGACGTCGTACTGCGGCAGTGGGGGCGGATGCGCATCCGCTCCTGGGACGAGAGCGGCTGGTGGACCTCGCCGGAGCGGATCGGCGACCGGATCGCCCCGCTGGTCGGCGCGGCGCCGGGCCAGATCGTGGTCGGCGACTCGACAAGTGTCAACGTCTTCAAGGCACTTGTGGCCGCCGTGCGGATGGCGGAGTCCGCCGGTCCCGGCCGGGACGAGATCCTGGTCGACGCGACAACCTTCCCCACGGACGGCTACATCGCCGAGTCGGCGGCCCGGATGACCGGCCGTACGCTACGGCCGGTGACGCCCGCCGAGGTGCCGGCGGCCCTGTCCGGCCGTACCGCCGCAGTCCTCCTCAACCACGTCGACTACCGCACGGGCCGGCTGCACGACCTGCCGGCCCTCACCGCCGCCGTGCACGCGGCGGGCGCGATCGCCGTGTGGGACCTGTGCCACAGCGCGGGCGCGCTGCCCGTCGGACTCGACGAGCACGGGGTCGACCTGGCGGTGGGCTGCACGTACAAGTACCTGAACGGCGGCCCGGGTTCACCGGCGTACCTGTACGTACGCCACGATCTCCAGGACCGCTTCGACTCCCCGCTCCCCGGCTGGAACTCGCACGCCGAGCCCTTCGGGATGCGTCCCGCCTACGAGCCGGCCTCCGGCGCCCTGCGCGGCCGGGTCGGCACGCCGGACATCCTCTCCATGCTCGCCCTGGAGGCGGCCCTGGAGGTCTGGGACGGTGTGACGGTCGAGGCGGTGCGGGCCAAGTCGCTGGCGCTGACGGACTTCTTCCTGGAGTGCGTCGGGGCGTATGTGGGGCAGGGGCGCGTCGAGTCGCTGACCCCGGTGGCCCATGACGAACGCGGCAGCCAGGTGGCCCTGCGGTGCGAGAACGCCGGGGAGGTCATGCGGCGGCTGATCGAGCGAGGGGTCGTGGGCGACTTCCGGCACCCCGATGTGCTGCGGTTCGGATTCACGCCGCTGTACGTGGGGTTCGCGGAGGTGGAACGGGCGGCGCGGGTGCTGGCGGCGCTGCTGCCCGGGGAGGCCCTGCCCTAA
- a CDS encoding DUF3151 domain-containing protein, which produces MAIHENLLGGPPPTHLPDDPEPRELLAGGTAPADVAAKYPTSSLAWAQLADEAFERGSVVESYAYARTGYHRGLDALRRSGWKGHGPVPWEHEPNRGFLRALHALARAAGTIGEQEEYERCSQFLKDSSPTAAQTLG; this is translated from the coding sequence ATGGCCATTCACGAAAACCTTCTCGGGGGCCCGCCCCCGACCCACCTCCCCGACGACCCCGAGCCGCGCGAGCTCCTCGCCGGCGGCACCGCCCCCGCGGACGTCGCAGCGAAGTACCCCACCTCCTCCCTGGCCTGGGCCCAGCTGGCCGACGAGGCCTTCGAGCGCGGCAGCGTCGTGGAGTCGTACGCCTACGCCCGTACGGGCTATCACCGCGGCCTGGACGCCCTGCGCCGCAGCGGCTGGAAGGGGCACGGCCCGGTCCCCTGGGAGCACGAGCCGAACCGCGGCTTCCTGCGCGCCCTGCACGCCCTCGCCCGCGCCGCTGGGACGATCGGCGAGCAGGAGGAGTACGAGCGCTGCTCACAGTTCCTGAAGGACTCCTCGCCGACGGCGGCCCAGACCCTGGGCTAG
- a CDS encoding MFS transporter, translating into MPDVRMASPQGKWILLTTVLGSSMAMLDSTVVNVALPRIGEDLDANLSALQWTVNAYTLALAGLILLGGSLGDRYGRRKIFVIGVVWFAAASLLCGLAPNAGFLIAARTFQGIGGALLTPGSLALIQASFHPDDRARAVGLWSGFGGIGAAIGPFLGGWLVDGPGWRWVFLLNVPLALLCVPIALRHVPESGGESKHGRFDVLGAALGALSLALVTYALIEARDGSLVIAVTAVAGVAAGIAFLYVEKRRPDPMMPLDIFASRQFTAVNLVTVCVYAALGGFFFLAALQLQVVSGYSALQAGTALLPTTVLMLLFSARSGALADKIGPRIPLTVGPLVSAAGLLLMLRVGPDASYVADVLPAVFVFGLGLVTLVAPLTATVLASVNVARAGLASGINNAAARAAGLIAVAALPLLAGMSEEAYRSPDAFDSAFGRAMLWCAGTLVVGSAIAFATVRTLPPDCRKPECLHHGSITSPPLEGVRSRSRLAGEGEG; encoded by the coding sequence CCACGGTCCTCGGCTCAAGCATGGCGATGCTGGACTCGACCGTCGTCAACGTCGCCCTCCCCCGGATCGGCGAGGACCTGGACGCGAACCTGTCCGCCCTCCAGTGGACGGTCAACGCGTACACCCTCGCCCTCGCCGGTCTGATCCTCCTCGGCGGTTCCCTGGGCGACCGCTACGGCCGCCGCAAGATCTTCGTCATCGGCGTCGTCTGGTTCGCCGCGGCCTCGCTGCTGTGCGGGCTCGCCCCGAACGCCGGGTTCCTCATCGCCGCGCGGACCTTTCAAGGCATCGGGGGCGCGCTTCTCACACCCGGCTCCCTCGCACTGATCCAGGCGTCCTTCCACCCCGACGACCGGGCCCGGGCGGTGGGCCTGTGGTCCGGTTTCGGCGGTATCGGTGCGGCCATCGGCCCGTTCCTGGGCGGCTGGCTGGTCGACGGCCCGGGCTGGCGCTGGGTCTTCCTGCTCAACGTCCCGCTGGCGCTGCTGTGCGTCCCCATCGCCCTGCGCCACGTCCCCGAGTCCGGCGGCGAGTCCAAGCACGGCCGCTTCGACGTGCTCGGCGCGGCCCTCGGAGCGCTGTCCCTCGCGCTGGTGACGTACGCGCTGATCGAGGCCCGTGACGGGTCCCTGGTCATCGCCGTCACCGCGGTCGCGGGCGTCGCCGCCGGGATCGCCTTCCTGTACGTCGAGAAACGGCGGCCCGACCCGATGATGCCGCTCGACATCTTCGCGTCCCGTCAGTTCACCGCGGTCAACCTGGTCACCGTGTGCGTCTACGCGGCCCTCGGCGGCTTCTTCTTCCTGGCCGCTCTCCAGCTCCAGGTCGTCTCCGGCTACTCGGCCCTGCAGGCCGGTACGGCACTGCTGCCGACCACGGTGCTGATGCTGCTGTTCTCCGCCCGGTCCGGCGCTCTGGCCGACAAGATCGGGCCGCGCATCCCGCTCACCGTCGGGCCACTGGTGAGTGCGGCCGGCCTGCTGCTGATGCTGCGCGTCGGCCCGGACGCCTCGTACGTCGCCGACGTACTGCCCGCCGTTTTCGTCTTCGGCCTCGGCCTGGTCACCCTGGTCGCGCCGCTGACCGCCACCGTCCTCGCCTCCGTGAACGTCGCCCGCGCGGGCCTGGCCAGCGGCATCAACAACGCGGCGGCCCGAGCGGCGGGCCTGATCGCGGTGGCCGCACTGCCACTGCTCGCCGGCATGAGCGAGGAGGCGTACCGGTCGCCGGACGCCTTCGACAGCGCGTTCGGACGGGCGATGCTGTGGTGTGCCGGGACCCTGGTCGTCGGCTCGGCCATCGCCTTCGCGACGGTACGCACCCTGCCCCCGGACTGCCGCAAACCGGAATGCCTCCACCACGGCTCGATCACTTCGCCGCCGCTGGAGGGGGTGCGGAGCAGGTCCCGGTTGGCGGGGGAGGGGGAGGGCTAG
- a CDS encoding tryptophan 2,3-dioxygenase family protein — protein sequence MSQQAHRSAETSPETQEPETPNLDFAGTTPYEDYVKADVLTHLQHTLSDDPGEMVFLVTTQVMELWFTVIVHEWETAARALREDRPAVAIDALKRSVRELDALNSSWKPLGQLTPAQFNSYRSALGEGSGFQSAMYRRMEFLLAEKSASMLVPHRGAPRVHAELEKALHEPSLYDEVLRFLARHGCAIPQAVLKRDVSQKYEPSPAVEAAWTAIYAGDQNSELARLGEALTDVAELVWRWRNDHLVATRRAMGAKAGTGGSAGVAWLEKRAQKNVFPELWTARSHV from the coding sequence ATGTCCCAGCAGGCTCACCGGTCCGCGGAGACATCCCCGGAGACTCAAGAGCCCGAGACCCCGAATCTCGACTTCGCGGGCACGACGCCGTACGAGGACTACGTCAAGGCGGACGTGCTCACCCACCTCCAGCACACCCTCTCCGACGACCCCGGAGAGATGGTCTTCCTGGTCACGACCCAGGTCATGGAGCTGTGGTTCACCGTCATCGTCCACGAGTGGGAGACCGCGGCGCGCGCCCTGCGCGAGGACCGCCCGGCCGTGGCGATCGACGCCCTGAAGCGTTCGGTGCGGGAACTGGACGCCCTGAACTCCTCCTGGAAGCCGCTCGGCCAGCTCACGCCGGCCCAGTTCAACTCGTACCGCAGCGCCCTCGGCGAGGGCTCCGGCTTCCAGTCGGCGATGTACCGCCGGATGGAGTTCCTGCTCGCCGAGAAGTCCGCGTCCATGCTGGTCCCGCACCGCGGCGCCCCCCGCGTCCACGCGGAACTGGAGAAGGCGCTGCACGAGCCGAGCCTCTACGACGAGGTGCTGCGCTTCCTCGCCCGGCACGGCTGCGCGATCCCGCAAGCCGTCCTGAAGCGTGACGTGTCCCAGAAGTACGAGCCCTCGCCCGCGGTCGAGGCGGCCTGGACCGCGATCTACGCCGGCGACCAGAACTCCGAGCTCGCCCGCCTGGGCGAGGCACTGACAGATGTTGCCGAACTGGTGTGGCGCTGGCGCAACGACCACCTGGTCGCCACCCGCCGCGCGATGGGCGCCAAGGCGGGCACGGGCGGTTCGGCCGGCGTGGCCTGGCTGGAGAAGCGGGCGCAGAAGAACGTCTTCCCGGAGCTGTGGACGGCGAGGTCCCATGTCTGA